A region from the uncultured Bacteroides sp. genome encodes:
- a CDS encoding DUF1015 domain-containing protein, translating to MATIKPFKGVRPPQDLVEQVASRPYDVLNSAEAREEAAGNEKSLYHIIKPEIDFPVGTDEHDECVYAKAAENFQKFQDKGWLVQDDKELYYIYAQTMNGKTQYGLVVGAYVPDYMNGIIKKHELTRRDKEEDRMKHVRVNNANIEPVFFAYPDSAVLDTLVQKYTVQKPVYDFIASGDGFGHTFWIIDDASDIATITKEFADMPALYIADGHHRSAAAALVGLEKAKQNPNHTGNEEYNYFMAVCFPANQLTIIDYNRLVKDLNGLTPATFLSSLEKSFSIEEKGTEIYKPKALHNFALYLDNKWYSLTAKAGTYNDNDPIGVLDVTISSNLILDEVLGIKDLRSDKRIDFVGGIRGLSELSKRVDSGEMKVALALYPVSMKQLMDIADSGNIMPPKTTWFEPKLRSGLVIHKLV from the coding sequence CAATTAAACCTTTTAAAGGCGTTCGCCCTCCACAAGATTTGGTTGAGCAGGTTGCATCACGCCCTTATGACGTGCTGAACTCTGCGGAAGCTCGTGAAGAGGCTGCAGGTAATGAAAAATCGCTTTACCATATCATTAAACCTGAGATTGATTTTCCTGTAGGCACAGATGAGCATGACGAATGTGTGTATGCGAAGGCTGCCGAAAATTTCCAGAAGTTTCAAGACAAAGGATGGCTTGTGCAGGATGATAAAGAACTTTACTATATCTATGCACAAACCATGAATGGGAAGACACAGTATGGATTGGTCGTAGGTGCATACGTACCCGACTATATGAATGGCATTATTAAAAAGCATGAGCTCACTCGTCGGGATAAGGAAGAAGATCGGATGAAGCATGTCCGTGTAAACAATGCTAACATTGAACCTGTGTTTTTTGCTTATCCGGATAGTGCAGTGCTCGATACTCTTGTTCAGAAATATACAGTACAAAAACCTGTTTATGACTTTATTGCCTCCGGAGATGGTTTTGGGCATACTTTTTGGATCATAGATGATGCTAGCGATATAGCTACTATAACCAAAGAATTTGCTGATATGCCTGCGCTTTATATTGCCGATGGGCATCATCGATCAGCGGCTGCCGCATTGGTAGGTTTAGAGAAAGCAAAGCAAAATCCGAACCACACCGGCAATGAGGAATATAATTACTTTATGGCAGTATGTTTCCCTGCCAATCAGCTTACTATTATTGATTATAACCGTTTGGTAAAGGATCTTAATGGGCTTACTCCTGCAACATTCTTGTCTTCTTTAGAGAAAAGCTTTAGTATAGAAGAGAAAGGAACGGAAATATATAAACCTAAGGCGTTGCATAACTTTGCTCTTTATCTGGATAACAAATGGTATAGCCTTACGGCTAAAGCAGGCACGTATAATGATAATGACCCAATCGGGGTACTCGATGTCACGATCTCTTCCAATCTTATTTTAGACGAAGTTTTGGGAATCAAAGATCTTCGTTCTGACAAACGCATAGACTTCGTCGGAGGTATCCGCGGTTTAAGCGAATTGAGTAAACGAGTTGACAGTGGAGAAATGAAAGTAGCACTGGCACTCTATCCCGTTTCCATGAAGCAATTGATGGATATTGCGGATTCGGGCAACATTATGCCGCCGAAAACAACCTGGTTTGAGCCTAAACTACGTTCAGGGTTGGTTATTCATAAATTGGTGTAA
- a CDS encoding HpaII family restriction endonuclease, which produces MAFEATKDEWSELYTFFRLLAEGYVCSGNSQGKRGDKRQSIAMIQREEHDGSRRYYVEKDEVHILGEKMDKKLPREDFAAIAKLILAAIKSSQTDEVTSPDEVEAFLDEIAIFNLEARTEDRTDLSVAFWHQEAPLTGFSIRSRLGRMNPLLDGGRAANLKFELSGVKFATPTVNNVNALETSNEVADRLIMIERLGGVLKYADVADRVFRSNLLMIDLHFPRLLAEMLRTMHLDGINRTNELTELMKTVNPLKIKEELIVKHGFYEFKMKQFLLTLALGMRPAKIYNGTDSAVEGFFLLDGSGEVLYYHKSDKKTFEDFLYFNSRFEKGSTEKDKYGFLERENGIYYFKLNTKIGLVKR; this is translated from the coding sequence ATGGCATTTGAAGCAACTAAAGATGAATGGAGCGAACTATATACCTTCTTTCGTTTACTAGCGGAGGGATATGTATGTAGCGGCAACTCCCAAGGTAAAAGAGGGGATAAACGTCAGTCCATAGCAATGATACAACGAGAGGAGCATGATGGTTCCAGACGCTACTACGTTGAAAAAGACGAAGTGCACATTTTGGGTGAGAAGATGGATAAGAAACTTCCACGAGAAGATTTTGCTGCGATAGCCAAATTGATTTTGGCGGCCATTAAATCTTCTCAAACAGATGAGGTGACTTCTCCGGATGAAGTAGAAGCTTTTCTTGATGAAATAGCGATCTTTAATCTGGAAGCAAGAACAGAAGATCGTACCGATCTTTCTGTTGCTTTTTGGCATCAGGAGGCTCCGCTCACAGGGTTCAGTATTCGCTCCCGTTTAGGGCGGATGAATCCGCTGCTTGATGGCGGGCGTGCGGCCAATCTAAAGTTTGAACTTTCCGGAGTTAAATTTGCAACGCCAACAGTCAATAATGTAAATGCATTGGAAACGTCAAACGAAGTGGCTGATAGATTAATCATGATAGAACGTTTGGGCGGAGTGTTGAAGTATGCCGATGTTGCTGACCGTGTGTTTCGCAGCAACCTCCTGATGATTGATTTACACTTTCCTCGTTTGTTGGCGGAGATGCTACGTACAATGCACCTCGACGGCATTAACCGTACCAATGAACTAACGGAGCTGATGAAAACAGTGAACCCGTTAAAAATTAAAGAGGAGCTGATAGTGAAACACGGATTCTACGAATTCAAGATGAAACAGTTTCTGCTGACACTTGCTTTGGGCATGCGTCCGGCAAAAATATACAATGGAACAGACTCTGCCGTAGAGGGATTTTTCTTGCTGGATGGCAGTGGTGAGGTACTTTACTATCACAAATCGGATAAAAAAACGTTTGAAGATTTTCTGTATTTCAATTCCCGTTTCGAGAAGGGCTCTACGGAGAAAGACAAATATGGATTTCTGGAACGCGAGAATGGAATTTATTATTTCAAGTTGAATACTAAGATAGGCTTAGTGAAACGATAA
- a CDS encoding YigZ family protein, translating into MAEDTYRTIVGLSEGIYTEKRSKFIAIALPVCTLEEIKVHLDRYQREYYDARHICYAYMLGHERKDFRANDNGEPSGTAGKPILGQINSNELTDILIIVVRYFGGIKLGTSGLIVAYRAAAAEAIVTATIIEKTVDDDITLMFEYPFMNDVMRIVKEEEPEVLNQSYDIDCCMTLRIRRSLMPRLRARLEKVETVRFL; encoded by the coding sequence ATGGCAGAAGATACATACAGAACAATCGTCGGTCTTTCCGAAGGCATTTACACAGAAAAGCGAAGTAAATTTATTGCTATTGCTCTTCCGGTTTGCACGCTTGAAGAGATTAAGGTACATCTGGATAGATATCAAAGGGAATATTACGATGCGCGTCACATCTGTTATGCATATATGCTGGGACACGAACGAAAGGATTTTCGTGCCAATGATAATGGTGAGCCATCCGGTACTGCAGGGAAACCTATTCTGGGGCAAATAAATTCCAATGAACTAACGGATATCCTGATCATTGTGGTTCGCTATTTTGGTGGGATAAAGTTGGGTACCAGCGGGCTGATTGTAGCTTATAGAGCTGCCGCTGCCGAAGCTATAGTCACAGCCACAATCATTGAAAAAACGGTTGATGATGACATAACTTTGATGTTTGAATATCCGTTTATGAATGATGTGATGCGTATTGTGAAAGAAGAGGAACCTGAAGTATTAAACCAGTCATACGATATAGATTGCTGCATGACGTTGCGCATCCGGCGTTCGCTGATGCCTCGCCTTCGTGCTCGGCTGGAGAAAGTAGAAACAGTACGTTTCCTCTAA
- a CDS encoding CDGSH iron-sulfur domain-containing protein translates to MDKKDDLVAVKESAGGPYIIKGEFKLTTKNGKESTLTGMNALCRCGHSKSKPFCDGSHQKVGFEKE, encoded by the coding sequence ATGGACAAGAAAGACGATTTAGTAGCAGTAAAGGAGAGCGCAGGCGGTCCTTACATTATCAAAGGAGAGTTTAAATTAACCACCAAAAACGGGAAAGAGAGTACTTTAACGGGTATGAATGCACTTTGTCGTTGCGGACATTCCAAAAGCAAACCTTTTTGTGACGGATCGCATCAAAAAGTAGGATTTGAGAAAGAATAG
- the gcvP gene encoding aminomethyl-transferring glycine dehydrogenase encodes MKTDLLACRHIGINEKETEIMLEKIGVKSLDELIDKTIPSDIRLEKSLVLPQPLTEYAYSKHIAELASKNKLYTSYIGMGWYNTVTPAVIQRNVFENPVWYTSYTPYQTEISQGRLEALMNFQTAVCDLTAMPLANSSLLDEATAAAEAVSMMYSLRSREQQRSGANILLADEAIFPQTLAVMCTRAIPQGIEIKIGKYSEFEFTQDVFACLVQYPNSNGSAEDYRSFTEKAHAANCKVAVAADILSLALLVPPGEWGADIVFGSTQRLGVPMFYGGPSAAFFATREEYKRNIPGRIIGWSKDKYGKLCYRMALQTREQHIKREKATSNICTAQALLATMAGFYTVYHGEDGIKTIASRIHSITALLDRSLSELGYEQLNAHYFDTLRFVLPEHVSAQQMRTIALRKEVNLRYFDNGDVGLSIDETTDLCAANTLLSIFAIAAGKDCRKLEEIPETCTFGEELKRQSHFLTHTTFRKYHTETEMMRYVKRLDRKDISLAHSMISLGSCTMKLNAAAEMLPLSSSGFGSLHPLVPLDQAEGYQELINNLSEYLKIITGFAGVSFQPNSGAAGEYAGLRVIRSYLESIGQGHRDKVIIPASAHGTNPASAVQAGFNVLICECDERGNVDMNDLRNKVEANRDQLAALMITYPSTHGIFETEIKEICRLVHACGGQVYMDGANMNAQVGLTNPGFIGADVCHLNLHKTFCIPHGGGGPGAGPICVAKHLTSFLPKHPFLDNAQNTVASAPYGSAGILPVTYGYIRMMGIEGLTRATQVAILNANYLATCLKDTYGIVYSGANGFVGHEMILECRKIHEETGITENDIAKRLMDYGYHAPTLSFPVHGTLMIEPTESESLAELDNFVNVMLSIWKEIEEVKNGAADKADNVLVNAPHPEYEVVADNWSHNYSREKAAYPIESVRENKFWVNVARVDNTLGDRKLLPTLYGTFE; translated from the coding sequence ATGAAAACTGATTTGTTGGCTTGCCGTCATATCGGCATCAATGAAAAAGAGACAGAAATTATGCTGGAGAAAATAGGCGTAAAGTCTCTGGACGAACTGATCGATAAAACCATTCCATCTGATATACGGCTCGAAAAGTCGCTGGTACTACCTCAGCCCTTAACAGAATATGCTTATTCCAAACACATTGCCGAACTAGCTTCGAAAAACAAGTTGTACACTTCGTACATCGGCATGGGATGGTACAATACCGTGACGCCTGCCGTTATTCAACGAAATGTATTCGAGAATCCGGTATGGTATACCTCGTACACGCCTTATCAAACAGAAATTTCGCAAGGCCGGCTGGAGGCTCTAATGAATTTTCAAACGGCCGTATGCGATCTTACCGCCATGCCCCTGGCTAATAGTTCGCTGCTGGATGAAGCAACTGCTGCGGCCGAAGCCGTAAGCATGATGTATTCGCTCCGCTCACGCGAACAGCAGAGATCGGGAGCAAATATACTCTTGGCGGATGAAGCTATTTTTCCGCAAACACTGGCGGTAATGTGTACCCGGGCTATTCCGCAAGGAATAGAAATAAAAATAGGAAAGTATAGTGAATTTGAATTTACTCAGGATGTTTTTGCTTGCCTGGTGCAGTATCCCAACTCCAATGGCAGTGCAGAAGATTATCGTTCCTTTACTGAAAAAGCACATGCAGCAAACTGTAAAGTGGCTGTTGCCGCAGACATTCTAAGCCTTGCACTGCTGGTCCCTCCCGGAGAATGGGGCGCCGATATTGTTTTTGGCAGCACTCAACGGCTGGGTGTACCAATGTTCTACGGCGGTCCTTCGGCAGCTTTCTTTGCCACACGAGAAGAGTATAAAAGAAACATACCCGGACGAATCATCGGATGGTCGAAAGATAAATACGGTAAGTTATGTTATCGCATGGCATTGCAAACCAGAGAACAACACATTAAACGTGAAAAGGCTACCTCTAACATCTGTACGGCACAAGCATTACTGGCTACCATGGCGGGCTTTTATACTGTTTATCACGGAGAAGATGGCATTAAAACCATCGCATCGCGCATCCACAGTATTACAGCTCTTCTCGATCGATCGCTCTCTGAATTGGGCTACGAGCAATTGAATGCACACTATTTTGATACGCTTCGCTTTGTGTTGCCCGAACATGTATCGGCCCAGCAAATGCGCACCATTGCACTTAGAAAAGAAGTAAATTTACGCTATTTTGATAATGGCGACGTAGGATTGAGCATTGATGAAACAACAGATTTATGTGCAGCCAATACATTGCTTTCTATCTTTGCCATCGCTGCAGGAAAAGATTGCCGGAAGCTGGAGGAAATTCCTGAAACATGTACCTTCGGAGAAGAGCTAAAAAGACAGAGTCATTTCCTTACGCATACGACCTTTCGGAAATACCACACCGAAACGGAAATGATGCGTTATGTCAAACGTTTGGATCGCAAAGATATTTCTCTGGCGCACTCCATGATTTCACTCGGGTCGTGCACCATGAAGCTCAATGCCGCAGCCGAGATGCTGCCGCTCAGTAGCTCCGGGTTCGGCAGTTTGCATCCTCTGGTACCTCTGGATCAGGCAGAAGGATATCAGGAACTAATCAATAATCTGAGCGAATACCTTAAAATAATTACCGGATTTGCCGGAGTCAGTTTTCAGCCTAACTCTGGTGCTGCAGGTGAATATGCGGGATTGCGGGTGATACGTAGTTATCTCGAGAGTATTGGGCAGGGACATCGTGATAAAGTGATTATTCCGGCGTCGGCGCATGGCACTAATCCGGCATCGGCTGTTCAGGCAGGATTCAACGTTCTCATCTGCGAGTGCGATGAACGGGGAAATGTAGATATGAATGATCTTCGCAACAAAGTAGAAGCCAACCGCGATCAGTTGGCCGCATTAATGATAACCTATCCGTCGACACACGGCATCTTTGAAACTGAAATCAAAGAAATATGTCGATTAGTTCATGCTTGCGGCGGACAAGTATACATGGACGGAGCAAATATGAATGCTCAAGTGGGACTCACCAATCCCGGCTTTATCGGAGCGGATGTATGTCACCTGAATTTACACAAAACATTTTGTATTCCTCACGGTGGAGGCGGCCCAGGAGCCGGCCCCATTTGTGTGGCAAAGCATCTGACGTCTTTTTTGCCCAAACATCCTTTCCTTGATAATGCACAAAATACGGTAGCTTCGGCTCCCTATGGCAGTGCGGGCATCTTGCCTGTTACCTACGGATACATCCGCATGATGGGTATCGAAGGATTAACACGTGCCACCCAGGTAGCCATACTCAATGCCAACTATCTGGCAACTTGCCTCAAAGATACTTATGGCATCGTTTATAGTGGAGCCAACGGATTTGTGGGACATGAAATGATTCTGGAATGCAGAAAGATTCACGAAGAAACGGGTATTACCGAAAATGATATAGCTAAACGACTGATGGATTATGGCTATCACGCTCCTACCCTTTCTTTTCCCGTTCATGGAACGCTGATGATAGAACCGACCGAAAGTGAAAGTCTGGCGGAGTTGGATAATTTCGTCAACGTAATGCTTAGTATTTGGAAGGAAATAGAAGAAGTGAAAAACGGTGCAGCAGACAAGGCGGACAATGTACTGGTGAATGCTCCTCATCCTGAATATGAAGTGGTAGCAGATAACTGGTCACACAACTATTCGCGCGAGAAGGCAGCTTATCCGATAGAGAGTGTACGCGAAAACAAATTTTGGGTAAACGTAGCCCGCGTAGACAACACTCTCGGCGATCGAAAACTGTTGCCTACACTATATGGCACGTTTGAATAA